One region of Parerythrobacter jejuensis genomic DNA includes:
- the sucC gene encoding ADP-forming succinate--CoA ligase subunit beta: MNIHEYQAKELLAKYGIGIPAGHAALTVEEAVEGAKKLPGPLYVVKAQIHAGGRGKGKFKELGPDASGGVRLSKSIEDVEANAREMLGNTLVTIQTGDEGKQVNRLYVTDGVDIAKEYYLSMVVDRASGQVAMIVSTEGGMDIEDVAHNTPEKITNITIDPAQGFMPHHGRAVAFALKLSGDLNKQCQKLAKQLYTAFMDLDMEMLEINPLVETKADGDGNAQLLVLDTKMSFDGNALYRHKDVEAMRDETEEDPAEVEASEYDLAYIKLDGNIGCMVNGAGLAMATMDIIKLNGAFPANFLDVGGGATKEKVTAAFKIILKDPAVEGILVNIFGGIMKCDIIADGIVAAAKEVNLSVPLVVRLEGTNVQQGKDILANSGLPIVAADDLGDAAKKIVAEVKQAA, from the coding sequence ATGAACATCCACGAATACCAGGCCAAGGAACTGCTCGCGAAATACGGCATTGGAATTCCCGCCGGCCACGCCGCACTCACCGTTGAAGAAGCGGTCGAAGGTGCGAAGAAGCTGCCCGGGCCCCTCTATGTGGTGAAGGCGCAGATTCACGCCGGTGGCCGCGGCAAGGGCAAGTTCAAGGAACTGGGCCCGGATGCATCGGGCGGTGTGCGCCTTTCGAAGAGCATCGAGGATGTCGAAGCCAATGCCCGCGAAATGCTCGGCAACACGCTGGTGACGATCCAGACCGGTGACGAAGGCAAGCAGGTCAATCGCCTCTACGTCACCGATGGTGTCGACATCGCTAAAGAATACTACCTGTCCATGGTGGTCGACCGTGCCAGCGGGCAGGTCGCCATGATCGTCTCCACCGAAGGCGGCATGGATATCGAAGATGTGGCGCACAACACGCCCGAGAAGATCACCAATATCACCATCGATCCGGCGCAGGGCTTCATGCCACATCATGGTCGCGCCGTGGCCTTCGCGCTGAAGTTGTCGGGTGATTTGAACAAGCAATGCCAGAAACTGGCCAAGCAGCTCTACACCGCCTTCATGGATCTCGACATGGAAATGCTCGAGATCAATCCGCTGGTCGAAACCAAAGCCGATGGCGACGGCAATGCCCAGCTGCTGGTACTCGACACCAAAATGAGCTTCGATGGCAACGCGCTTTACCGTCACAAAGATGTGGAAGCGATGCGTGACGAGACCGAGGAAGATCCGGCCGAAGTCGAAGCAAGCGAATACGATCTCGCTTACATCAAGCTCGACGGCAATATCGGCTGCATGGTCAATGGTGCTGGCCTCGCCATGGCGACGATGGATATCATCAAACTCAACGGCGCGTTCCCGGCCAACTTCCTCGACGTTGGCGGCGGCGCGACCAAGGAAAAGGTCACTGCAGCGTTCAAGATCATCCTGAAGGACCCGGCTGTCGAAGGCATCCTGGTCAACATCTTCGGCGGCATCATGAAATGCGACATTATCGCAGACGGTATTGTTGCAGCGGCGAAGGAAGTGAACCTTTCGGTGCCGCTGGTGGTCCGTCTCGAGGGCACCAATGTGCAGCAGGGCAAGGATATTCTTGCCAATTCGGGCCTGCCGATTGTGGCTGCCGATGATCTGGGCGACGCCGCCAAGAAGATCGTGGCTGAGGTGAAGCAGGCGGCCTAG
- a CDS encoding DUF3035 domain-containing protein, whose product MNKTSSLILLASMGSMLAACGSGGGILGRERPDEFAVQRQAPLVVPPDFNLVPPAPGAPRPAEGTAAEQALEALFGGPAARSAVESAALSRAGNADPGIRSSVGDAQTNTVAKGSVTRDIIAAPEGDGQAAQAVIPG is encoded by the coding sequence ATGAATAAGACTTCCAGCCTGATCCTCCTCGCCTCGATGGGCTCCATGCTGGCCGCGTGTGGTAGCGGCGGCGGCATTCTGGGCCGCGAGCGTCCGGACGAATTTGCTGTCCAGCGCCAGGCCCCGCTGGTGGTCCCGCCTGATTTCAACCTCGTTCCGCCTGCCCCGGGTGCCCCGCGCCCGGCAGAAGGCACTGCAGCAGAGCAGGCCCTCGAAGCCTTGTTCGGCGGCCCTGCCGCACGAAGCGCTGTCGAGTCCGCCGCGCTCAGCCGGGCTGGCAATGCCGATCCCGGCATCCGCTCCTCCGTCGGCGATGCCCAGACCAACACGGTCGCCAAAGGCAGTGTGACCCGCGACATCATCGCCGCGCCCGAGGGCGACGGGCAAGCCGCACAGGCTGTGATTCCCGGGTAA
- the ileS gene encoding isoleucine--tRNA ligase produces MSEKPDYKDTVFLPKTDFPMKAGLPAKEPGILAQWQDEDLYGQLREARAGREKFIFHDGPPYANGEIHIGHALNKVLKDMVVRSQSLLGKDAPYVPGWDCHGLPIEWKVEEKYRKKKLNKDEVPAKEFRAECRAYAQQWVDVQREQFKRLGIQGDWDNPYLTMDFDAEATIVSELMKFAEAGNLYRGSKPVMWSPVEKTALAEAEVEYEDITSTQIDVAFEITESPIPELVGAHAVIWTTTPWTIPVNQALAYGPDVKYRLVSSNGKRCLVAEDLYQSFLVRTGASPSLSEALGEEPEKDRKHHFAGRVDGEPPLIKGSDLAGTVARHPMHHLGGFYAAPRPFLPGEFVTTESGTGLVHMAPDHGEDDFDLCKANGINPVFAVMDDGRYRDDWGWLGGNDDRRRAVINKPFNAAEGPICSDLREAGALLSASDDYEHSYPHSWRSKAKVIYRCTPQWFVPMDTDLPWLEPKSKEDKAWEGEGGAIDPSEETICAAPTLRERAMEEIERVEFFPEKGRNRIRSMVEGRPDWVLSRQRAWGVPITLFVKPDGTYLQDPAVNARVVNAVREEGVDAWDEGRKAEFLGNDHSPDDFEMVTDILDVWFDSGCTHVFTLESGRWPDQRWPADLYLEGSDQHRGWFQSSLLESCATRGRAPYDQVLTHGFTMDAKGKKMSKSLGNTVDPLKVMEQYGADIIRLWALSVDFTEDHRIGDEILKGVADQYRRLRNTFRYLLGALDGFVGDMGDASEVPELEIYVLALLADLDGKLKAALESYDFNTYTRLLVDFCNEDLSAFFFDIRKDSLYCDGPDDPKRNAYRTVLDLLFHALVRYAAPVLVYTSEEVWSTRYPDGGSVHLLEWPAVPGISADGERWTRLRALREKVTEAIEPLRREKTIRSSNEADVVVPAADVPEGFSDEDLAELFITASVTRSDSDTVTVTRSSESKCGRCWRLLPSVSEDGGLCDRCEKVVG; encoded by the coding sequence ATGAGTGAAAAGCCCGACTATAAAGACACCGTCTTCCTGCCGAAGACCGACTTCCCCATGAAAGCGGGCCTGCCCGCGAAGGAGCCGGGCATTCTGGCGCAGTGGCAGGACGAGGATCTTTATGGCCAGCTGCGCGAAGCGCGTGCCGGGCGCGAAAAATTCATTTTTCATGATGGCCCGCCTTACGCCAATGGCGAGATCCATATCGGACATGCGCTCAACAAAGTGCTGAAAGATATGGTTGTGCGCAGCCAGAGCCTGCTCGGCAAGGATGCGCCCTATGTGCCCGGCTGGGATTGCCACGGCCTTCCGATCGAATGGAAGGTGGAAGAGAAGTACCGCAAGAAGAAGCTGAACAAGGACGAAGTTCCGGCCAAGGAATTCCGCGCCGAATGCCGTGCCTATGCGCAACAATGGGTCGATGTGCAGCGCGAACAGTTCAAACGGCTCGGCATCCAGGGCGATTGGGACAATCCCTATCTGACGATGGATTTCGACGCCGAAGCGACCATCGTTTCGGAACTGATGAAATTCGCCGAAGCGGGCAACCTTTATCGCGGGTCGAAACCGGTGATGTGGAGCCCGGTCGAAAAGACCGCGCTGGCCGAGGCCGAGGTTGAGTACGAGGACATTACCTCGACCCAGATCGATGTGGCGTTCGAGATCACCGAAAGCCCGATCCCGGAATTGGTCGGCGCGCATGCGGTGATCTGGACAACGACGCCGTGGACTATCCCGGTGAACCAGGCTTTGGCTTATGGGCCGGATGTTAAGTACCGCCTTGTTTCTTCAAACGGAAAGCGGTGCCTTGTCGCTGAAGACCTTTATCAATCCTTCTTGGTTCGCACTGGAGCAAGCCCAAGTCTGTCAGAAGCTCTTGGGGAAGAGCCCGAGAAGGACCGAAAACATCACTTCGCCGGTCGAGTAGATGGCGAGCCACCACTCATCAAAGGCTCCGACCTTGCCGGAACCGTCGCCCGCCACCCGATGCACCATCTCGGCGGGTTCTACGCCGCGCCGCGCCCCTTCCTGCCCGGCGAGTTCGTTACCACCGAAAGCGGCACGGGCCTCGTCCATATGGCGCCCGATCATGGCGAGGATGATTTCGATCTGTGCAAGGCGAACGGCATCAACCCCGTTTTCGCGGTTATGGATGATGGCCGCTACCGCGATGATTGGGGTTGGCTAGGCGGTAATGATGATCGTCGCCGGGCCGTCATCAACAAGCCATTCAATGCAGCCGAGGGCCCGATCTGCTCCGACTTGCGCGAAGCAGGTGCGCTGCTGAGCGCGAGCGACGATTACGAGCACAGCTACCCGCATTCCTGGCGCTCCAAGGCCAAGGTCATCTATCGCTGCACACCGCAATGGTTCGTGCCGATGGATACAGACCTGCCGTGGCTCGAGCCCAAGTCGAAAGAAGACAAGGCGTGGGAAGGCGAAGGCGGCGCCATCGATCCTAGTGAGGAAACGATCTGCGCTGCGCCAACACTGCGCGAGCGGGCGATGGAAGAAATCGAGCGGGTTGAATTTTTCCCCGAAAAGGGCCGCAACCGCATCCGCTCCATGGTCGAAGGCCGCCCCGACTGGGTGCTGAGCCGCCAGCGCGCCTGGGGCGTGCCGATCACGCTGTTCGTGAAGCCCGACGGGACATATCTGCAAGATCCCGCAGTCAATGCCCGCGTGGTCAATGCCGTGCGCGAAGAAGGCGTCGATGCGTGGGACGAGGGCCGCAAGGCCGAGTTCCTCGGCAATGATCACAGTCCCGACGATTTCGAGATGGTGACTGACATTCTGGATGTGTGGTTCGATTCGGGCTGCACCCATGTCTTCACGCTGGAATCAGGGCGCTGGCCCGATCAGCGTTGGCCCGCCGACCTCTATCTGGAGGGCAGTGACCAGCATCGCGGCTGGTTCCAGTCTTCACTGCTGGAAAGCTGCGCCACGCGGGGTCGCGCGCCTTACGACCAGGTCCTGACCCACGGCTTCACCATGGATGCCAAGGGCAAGAAAATGTCCAAGTCGCTCGGCAACACGGTCGATCCATTGAAGGTGATGGAGCAATATGGCGCGGATATCATCCGGCTATGGGCGCTCAGTGTCGATTTCACCGAAGATCACCGTATCGGCGATGAAATCCTCAAAGGCGTGGCCGACCAGTATCGCCGCCTGCGCAACACATTCCGCTATCTGCTGGGCGCGCTGGACGGGTTCGTTGGCGATATGGGCGATGCCTCCGAAGTGCCCGAGCTGGAAATCTATGTGCTGGCGCTGCTGGCCGATCTGGATGGCAAGCTGAAGGCGGCGCTGGAAAGCTACGATTTCAACACCTACACCCGCCTGCTGGTCGATTTCTGCAATGAAGATCTGAGCGCGTTCTTCTTCGATATCCGCAAGGACAGCCTCTATTGCGATGGGCCGGACGATCCCAAGCGCAACGCCTATCGCACCGTGCTCGACCTGCTGTTCCACGCACTGGTCCGCTACGCCGCGCCGGTGCTGGTCTACACGTCGGAAGAAGTGTGGAGCACGCGCTATCCCGATGGCGGCAGCGTTCACCTGCTCGAATGGCCCGCAGTGCCCGGCATATCTGCCGATGGCGAGCGCTGGACCCGGTTGCGGGCCTTGCGTGAAAAGGTGACCGAAGCGATCGAACCGCTGCGGCGCGAAAAAACCATCCGTTCGAGCAATGAAGCCGATGTCGTCGTTCCGGCGGCAGATGTGCCCGAAGGCTTTAGCGATGAAGATCTGGCCGAGCTGTTCATCACCGCGTCAGTCACCCGCAGCGATAGCGACACGGTGACTGTCACCCGTTCGAGCGAATCCAAATGCGGCCGTTGTTGGCGCTTGCTGCCCTCCGTCAGCGAGGATGGCGGGCTCTGCGATCGCTGCGAAAAGGTGGTCGGCTAA
- the lspA gene encoding signal peptidase II, producing the protein MDNIWKRRWIGLGFAILICAIDQYLKWVVRVQLDLRNQPGGLYELLPFFDLRWTQNFGISLGMFEATSVEMRWALVLVTALIALVVFIWMLREKAKGDILGLSMILGGALGNIYDRYTWGYVIDYADLHFGTFRPFLIFNVADAAITIGVLIILARSFLVPDKTATKSDESEPANTPAES; encoded by the coding sequence ATGGATAATATCTGGAAACGCCGCTGGATCGGCCTGGGCTTTGCCATCCTGATCTGCGCGATCGACCAATATCTCAAATGGGTCGTGCGGGTACAGTTGGACCTGCGTAACCAGCCCGGCGGTCTGTATGAATTGCTGCCCTTCTTCGACCTGCGCTGGACCCAGAATTTCGGCATTTCGCTCGGCATGTTTGAAGCGACCAGCGTGGAAATGCGCTGGGCGTTGGTGCTGGTTACGGCCTTGATCGCATTGGTCGTGTTCATCTGGATGCTGCGCGAGAAAGCCAAGGGTGACATTCTGGGCCTGTCGATGATCCTCGGCGGTGCGCTCGGCAATATCTATGACCGTTATACGTGGGGCTATGTGATCGATTATGCCGACCTGCATTTCGGCACCTTCCGCCCCTTCCTGATCTTCAACGTGGCCGATGCCGCGATTACCATCGGCGTGTTGATTATTCTTGCCCGATCCTTCCTCGTGCCCGACAAGACGGCTACGAAGAGCGACGAAAGTGAACCGGCCAACACGCCGGCAGAGAGTTGA
- a CDS encoding 3'(2'),5'-bisphosphate nucleotidase CysQ, translating to MIDHQRLQAIVREAGAIAHSFWPGAGHALESWEKNPGDPVCEADIAVDKFLKRELQALLPSAGWLSEETVDAPARLGNRLIWLVDPVDGTRDFVRGRSGWAVSVALISEGRPLIGMLSAPARGEEWLAIAGQGAERNGTILKASRRTEFSGARVPADSLMKEDQILSPVDKPNGIALRVAMVGADEADIVATLRWGYEWDIGAATLIAREAGAAISDAFGQPLDYNKRDPRSFGLLVTAPAIHADAVAHLEKRARDFSITKPD from the coding sequence ATGATCGACCATCAACGCCTCCAGGCGATCGTCCGCGAAGCCGGTGCGATCGCCCATTCCTTCTGGCCCGGCGCGGGCCATGCATTGGAAAGCTGGGAGAAAAATCCCGGCGATCCGGTGTGCGAGGCAGATATTGCGGTCGACAAGTTTCTCAAGCGCGAATTGCAGGCATTGCTGCCCTCGGCCGGGTGGCTTTCGGAGGAAACGGTCGATGCCCCGGCCCGGCTGGGCAATCGGCTGATCTGGCTTGTTGATCCGGTCGACGGGACGCGCGATTTCGTGCGCGGTCGGAGCGGATGGGCTGTCTCCGTCGCGTTGATCAGCGAAGGGCGGCCGCTGATCGGAATGCTCAGTGCCCCTGCGCGCGGCGAAGAATGGCTCGCCATTGCCGGGCAGGGTGCCGAACGCAATGGCACGATCCTGAAAGCATCCCGGCGGACCGAATTCAGTGGTGCCCGCGTGCCCGCCGATTCGCTGATGAAGGAAGACCAGATCCTGTCGCCGGTCGACAAGCCGAACGGCATAGCCCTGCGGGTTGCGATGGTTGGTGCAGACGAGGCCGATATCGTCGCCACCCTGCGCTGGGGCTATGAATGGGATATCGGGGCGGCGACCTTGATTGCGCGCGAAGCGGGGGCGGCGATCAGCGATGCCTTTGGCCAGCCGCTCGATTACAACAAGCGCGATCCGCGCAGTTTCGGCCTTTTGGTGACGGCTCCGGCTATCCATGCCGATGCCGTCGCGCATCTCGAGAAACGGGCGCGTGATTTCTCGATCACAAAGCCAGACTAA
- a CDS encoding hemolysin family protein, which translates to MTPFPWPDLLIIAGLILINGVFAMSELAIVSAKPARLRAKADKGSSAAQTALDLAAHPGKFLSTVQIGITLVGIIAGAYSGASLGGPVGERLQAMFGLDQATAAQAGFVLVIVLTTYFSLVIGELVPKQLALRAAVPIALLMAKPMRLLARIAAPIVWVLDTSSGAIVRLFGVRPGGQSSVTAEELHMLFTEATHTGVLEEEQSAILTGVVRLAERTVREVMTPRTDIDWIDANADESEISRTIAESPHSLLPVADGSPDKVLGVVKVREVLAAQVQGKPVDLAALMKKAEVVPDQLDAMDALRVLQQAEIALAMVHDEYGHLDGIVTPVDLLTAIVGQFVSDQDQGDVPEVIERADGSLLVSGALPADALADRLGLDYGESREFATVAGYVLAVIKKLPVEGESFTDQGWHFEVLDMDGRKIDKLMVSKAE; encoded by the coding sequence GTGACACCCTTTCCTTGGCCTGACCTGCTCATCATTGCAGGATTAATACTCATCAACGGCGTCTTCGCGATGTCGGAGCTGGCAATTGTGTCGGCGAAACCTGCACGCTTGCGCGCGAAAGCGGACAAGGGCAGCAGCGCGGCCCAGACGGCACTCGATCTTGCGGCACATCCCGGCAAATTCCTCTCTACGGTCCAGATCGGCATAACCTTGGTTGGCATTATTGCCGGTGCCTATTCCGGCGCCAGCCTTGGCGGGCCTGTGGGAGAGCGGTTGCAGGCGATGTTCGGCCTGGATCAAGCGACAGCGGCGCAGGCCGGTTTTGTCCTGGTGATCGTGCTGACCACCTATTTCAGCCTCGTCATCGGCGAGCTTGTGCCCAAGCAGCTGGCCTTGCGCGCAGCGGTTCCGATTGCCTTGCTGATGGCCAAGCCGATGCGCCTGCTGGCACGGATCGCGGCGCCGATTGTCTGGGTGCTTGATACGTCTTCCGGGGCGATTGTGCGCCTGTTCGGTGTACGACCGGGAGGCCAATCGAGCGTGACGGCAGAGGAACTGCACATGCTCTTCACCGAGGCGACCCATACAGGTGTGCTGGAGGAAGAGCAAAGCGCGATCCTGACCGGCGTGGTCCGGTTGGCAGAGCGCACCGTCCGCGAAGTGATGACTCCGCGAACCGACATCGACTGGATCGATGCCAATGCCGATGAGAGCGAGATTTCGCGCACCATTGCCGAAAGCCCGCATTCGCTGTTGCCGGTAGCCGATGGCTCGCCCGACAAGGTGCTGGGCGTCGTCAAGGTCCGCGAAGTCTTGGCGGCGCAGGTGCAGGGCAAGCCGGTCGATCTGGCCGCGCTAATGAAGAAGGCCGAGGTGGTGCCCGACCAGCTCGATGCGATGGACGCGTTGCGCGTGCTGCAACAGGCCGAAATCGCACTGGCCATGGTGCATGACGAATACGGCCATCTCGACGGGATCGTGACGCCGGTCGACTTGCTCACAGCTATTGTTGGCCAATTTGTCAGCGACCAGGATCAGGGCGATGTGCCCGAGGTGATCGAACGCGCCGATGGCTCTCTGCTGGTCTCGGGCGCGCTCCCCGCCGATGCGCTGGCTGACCGGCTGGGCCTCGATTACGGCGAATCACGCGAATTCGCGACCGTGGCTGGCTATGTTCTCGCGGTGATCAAGAAACTGCCGGTCGAGGGTGAAAGTTTCACCGATCAAGGCTGGCATTTCGAAGTGCTCGACATGGACGGTCGCAAGATCGACAAATTGATGGTCAGCAAAGCAGAGTAG
- a CDS encoding GFA family protein — MWSCSCHCKACQKLSGAPFVSAFSVPSASVEISGETISFTRESDAGNRVRTSSCAHCGTRVFAQSDGAKHLINIFAGTLSDPSGFRPVSNVYLSEAASWIDPPEADFNFPGMPAA; from the coding sequence GTGTGGTCATGCAGTTGCCATTGCAAGGCCTGCCAAAAGCTGAGCGGAGCGCCGTTTGTATCCGCTTTTTCAGTGCCGTCAGCTTCGGTCGAGATTTCTGGCGAGACCATTTCTTTCACGCGGGAGTCTGATGCCGGAAACCGGGTCAGGACCTCCAGCTGTGCCCATTGCGGCACCCGGGTTTTTGCCCAATCGGACGGCGCCAAGCATCTGATCAATATTTTCGCAGGAACGTTGTCAGATCCGTCCGGCTTCAGACCGGTTTCGAATGTCTATCTGAGCGAAGCGGCGAGCTGGATCGATCCTCCCGAGGCAGACTTCAATTTCCCGGGGATGCCCGCTGCCTAA
- a CDS encoding dipeptidase, with the protein MKKRIWIPLVIAFIAAAAFFTFAPGIAERDMNRIDGKPLGEVSDGAKALHATLDIVDLHADTLLWRRSMVHGPVLGGPRGHVDLDRLEQGNVAIQVFSSVTKTPTGQNYDSNSADGDNITGLVIGQLQPVRTWSSLLERSKYHWAKLVQAETDSAGRLTILEDNFDLDAHLRQRDARGAELIGAVLSIEGLHNLEGKIENLDVLYEHDFRMAGLTHFFDNKLAGSMHGIEKGGLTPFGRSVVQRMEELGMIVDIAHLSKAGVADVLAMARRPVVSSHGGVQATCEVNRNLDDDEIRGLAATGGIIGVGYWEGAICDTSPAAVVAAMKHIRDLVGIEHVALGSDYDGAVTVRFDTAGLVHITQALLDAGFTTGEIRAVMGGNAIRVLREGMKPLAELPEPATEL; encoded by the coding sequence ATGAAGAAACGCATCTGGATCCCGCTTGTGATAGCCTTCATCGCGGCGGCTGCATTCTTCACTTTCGCACCCGGCATCGCAGAGCGGGATATGAACCGTATCGATGGCAAGCCGCTGGGCGAGGTCAGCGACGGGGCAAAGGCGCTGCATGCCACGCTCGATATCGTCGATCTGCATGCCGATACGCTGCTATGGAGGCGTTCCATGGTGCACGGCCCCGTGCTGGGCGGGCCACGCGGCCATGTCGATCTGGACCGGCTGGAACAAGGCAATGTCGCGATCCAGGTGTTCTCCAGCGTGACGAAGACCCCGACCGGCCAGAATTACGACAGCAACAGCGCCGATGGCGACAATATCACCGGGCTGGTGATCGGCCAGCTGCAACCGGTGCGCACCTGGAGCTCGTTGCTCGAACGCTCCAAATATCACTGGGCCAAGCTGGTCCAGGCCGAGACAGATTCCGCCGGTCGCCTGACCATCCTCGAAGACAATTTCGATCTGGATGCCCATCTGCGTCAACGCGATGCGCGGGGGGCGGAGCTAATCGGCGCGGTGCTCAGTATCGAGGGCCTGCATAATCTCGAAGGCAAGATCGAGAACCTCGATGTCTTGTACGAGCATGATTTCCGCATGGCGGGGCTGACCCATTTCTTCGACAACAAGCTGGCCGGATCGATGCACGGAATCGAAAAAGGCGGGCTAACCCCGTTTGGCCGTTCCGTCGTGCAACGGATGGAAGAGCTCGGCATGATCGTGGACATTGCGCATCTGTCGAAAGCGGGCGTCGCTGACGTGCTGGCGATGGCGCGGCGTCCGGTTGTCTCGAGCCATGGCGGCGTGCAGGCGACGTGCGAGGTCAACCGCAACCTGGATGACGACGAAATCAGGGGCCTTGCCGCGACCGGAGGAATCATTGGTGTCGGCTATTGGGAAGGTGCCATATGCGACACATCGCCCGCCGCAGTCGTTGCCGCAATGAAACATATCCGCGACCTGGTCGGGATCGAGCATGTCGCACTGGGCAGCGATTATGACGGCGCGGTCACTGTTCGGTTCGACACGGCAGGCCTGGTCCACATTACGCAGGCGCTGCTGGATGCCGGTTTCACTACCGGGGAAATCCGCGCGGTCATGGGTGGCAACGCCATCCGCGTGCTGCGCGAAGGCATGAAGCCGCTTGCCGAATTGCCTGAGCCAGCTACGGAACTCTGA
- a CDS encoding bifunctional riboflavin kinase/FAD synthetase: MRWLDHREPVPEPLRGAIIALGNFDGFHRGHQAVAGEAIRWAHAEGRPSIIATFDPHPVRFFRPDTPPFRLTTLEQRQELYIDAGATAMLVFHFDGELSGTSAEDFITKILIERFGAHGVATGGDFTFGKGAKGNVGLLGTLGSEHGLHHRTVEAVEEGGIISSSRIREALREGDPATAAKLLTRPFAIRGVVEHGDKRGREIGYPTANIVIENYLRPRYGIYAVTGRILATGEVLEGAANIGIRPQFEPPKELLEPYFFDFAGDLYGQEIEVAFHHFLRPEAKFDSLDDLIAQMEKDCAEAKRLLSARS, translated from the coding sequence ATGCGCTGGCTGGATCACCGCGAACCTGTTCCCGAACCCTTGCGCGGTGCGATCATCGCGCTGGGCAATTTCGATGGCTTCCACCGTGGCCACCAGGCTGTGGCGGGCGAAGCAATCCGCTGGGCACATGCCGAGGGCCGGCCTTCGATCATCGCGACCTTTGATCCGCATCCGGTCCGTTTCTTCCGGCCCGATACGCCGCCCTTCCGCCTGACCACGCTGGAGCAGCGGCAGGAGCTCTATATCGACGCCGGTGCCACCGCGATGCTGGTGTTCCATTTCGATGGCGAGCTGTCGGGCACCAGCGCCGAAGACTTCATCACCAAAATCCTGATCGAGCGGTTCGGCGCGCACGGCGTGGCGACGGGCGGCGACTTTACCTTCGGCAAGGGCGCGAAGGGCAATGTCGGTCTGCTCGGCACATTGGGCAGCGAACATGGCCTGCATCACCGCACGGTCGAGGCCGTCGAAGAAGGCGGCATCATTTCCTCCAGCCGCATCCGCGAGGCCCTGCGCGAAGGGGATCCTGCCACCGCAGCAAAACTGCTGACCCGCCCCTTCGCCATTCGCGGCGTGGTGGAACATGGCGACAAGCGGGGCCGCGAAATCGGCTATCCCACCGCCAATATCGTGATCGAGAACTATCTGCGCCCGCGCTACGGTATCTACGCCGTCACAGGCCGTATTCTGGCCACTGGCGAGGTGCTGGAAGGCGCGGCCAATATCGGCATCCGCCCGCAATTCGAACCGCCCAAGGAACTGCTCGAACCCTATTTCTTCGACTTTGCAGGTGACCTTTACGGTCAGGAGATCGAAGTCGCCTTCCACCACTTCCTGCGTCCGGAGGCGAAGTTCGATAGCCTCGATGATCTGATCGCGCAGATGGAGAAGGATTGTGCCGAGGCGAAAAGGCTCTTATCGGCCCGCTCATAA
- a CDS encoding OmpA family protein produces MKRSRIFVSSLAAVSMLGLSACVTDPNTGERKVSRTGIGAAVGGTLGYLLGGVIGGDTARIIGAGVGGTAGAVIGDQFDDQIRELDEQTAGSGVDVEEIGNQDAILVRLPDGVTFATGSSSISPAFQNTLDTIADSLVRYPNSLIDVYGFTDTTGSNALNQTLSEERAAAVANYLVSRGVSRGRIATRGYGETNLRVQTGDNVAEPLNRRVEIKITPISQEDVAAARAQ; encoded by the coding sequence ATGAAAAGATCACGCATATTCGTATCATCGCTCGCGGCAGTTTCGATGCTGGGCCTGTCAGCCTGTGTCACAGACCCCAACACTGGGGAGCGCAAAGTCTCGCGCACTGGCATTGGCGCCGCGGTCGGCGGCACACTGGGCTATCTGCTCGGCGGCGTCATCGGTGGCGACACGGCGCGCATCATCGGTGCCGGCGTTGGCGGAACGGCAGGAGCCGTAATTGGCGATCAGTTTGATGACCAGATCCGCGAGCTCGATGAGCAAACCGCCGGCTCCGGCGTTGATGTCGAGGAAATCGGCAACCAGGACGCGATCCTCGTACGCCTGCCCGACGGCGTCACATTTGCGACGGGATCATCTTCGATCAGTCCGGCATTCCAGAACACTCTGGATACAATCGCAGACAGCCTTGTCCGCTATCCCAACAGTCTGATCGATGTGTACGGATTTACCGACACCACCGGCTCCAACGCGCTCAACCAGACCTTGTCTGAAGAACGCGCGGCAGCCGTTGCCAACTACCTGGTGTCGCGCGGCGTATCGCGCGGGCGCATTGCAACACGCGGTTATGGCGAAACCAATCTGCGGGTTCAGACCGGAGACAATGTGGCCGAGCCGCTCAACCGTCGGGTGGAAATCAAGATCACACCGATCAGCCAGGAAGATGTCGCCGCTGCACGCGCGCAGTAA